A window of Paenibacillus polygoni contains these coding sequences:
- a CDS encoding MTH1187 family thiamine-binding protein translates to MAIAEVTIIPIGTGSTSLSSYVADLQRVLAEQPGITYELTSMSTIIEGDIADVLAAIAVLHETPFANGAQRVSTSVKIDDRRDRASSSKQKLKSVREKLQ, encoded by the coding sequence ATGGCTATAGCAGAAGTAACTATTATTCCGATCGGAACGGGAAGTACCAGTCTTAGCAGTTATGTAGCTGACCTGCAACGAGTGCTCGCTGAGCAGCCAGGCATTACGTACGAATTAACGTCAATGAGCACGATTATTGAAGGAGATATTGCGGATGTACTCGCGGCGATTGCAGTGCTGCATGAGACTCCTTTTGCAAATGGAGCTCAGCGCGTCTCTACCTCTGTTAAAATTGATGATCGAAGAGACCGGGCCTCATCCAGTAAGCAAAAACTGAAGTCTGTCAGAGAGAAGCTCCAATAA
- a CDS encoding sporulation protein YjcZ, with the protein MSEVGYGSYGGGNYSGGNYGGGYGGGFGGGFTSTAGILVLFILLVIISKAFLSY; encoded by the coding sequence ATGAGTGAAGTTGGATACGGAAGTTATGGTGGAGGAAACTACAGCGGTGGTAACTACGGCGGTGGATACGGTGGTGGATTTGGTGGAGGTTTTACATCCACAGCGGGAATCCTTGTTCTATTCATCCTTTTAGTAATCATCTCTAAAGCATTCCTTTCTTACTAA
- a CDS encoding sporulation protein YjcZ yields MSGYEYCGGNNGCGNVGGSGYGGWTSIGAILVLFILLVIISKAFSCY; encoded by the coding sequence ATGAGTGGATACGAATACTGTGGTGGCAACAATGGTTGTGGAAATGTTGGCGGATCTGGCTACGGAGGCTGGACATCGATAGGAGCAATTCTTGTACTGTTCATTCTCTTGGTTATCATCTCTAAAGCATTCTCTTGTTACTAA
- a CDS encoding IS1182 family transposase, producing MLTKQSSTQRDQLEMVALDQLVPEDHLVRKIESAIDFSFIYDLVQDHYSEIGRPSIDPVILIKLPLIQYTFGIRSMRKTIEEVQTNMAYRWFLGYGFYDKVPHFSTFGKNYERRFKDTDLFEQIFYRILRTAAEKHLLSAEHVFIDSTHVKASANKRKFEKKVVRKETRAYQRKLEEEINQDRDDHDKKPFPPDSFKKEEEKEIKQSTTDPDSGYYVKDERTKQFAYSFHAAVDRNGFVLGNIVTPGNEHDSHLLAPLVEMVKEKIGKPVAVAADAAYKTPWISKYLLEQGVTPALPYTRPRSQKEGFRKDDYVYDEYFDAYLCPANVVLPYSTTNKEGYREYKSPKEICKSCHYLSMCTGSKNHQKVVTRHVWQNHLEEVEHLRHHQHVKQIYAKRKETVERVFADAKEKHGMRWTTLRGLKKLSMQAMLTFAAMNLKKIARWSWNRPIPA from the coding sequence TTGCTAACGAAACAATCCTCCACTCAACGTGACCAACTTGAAATGGTTGCTCTAGATCAACTCGTTCCAGAAGATCATTTGGTTCGCAAAATCGAATCGGCGATCGACTTTTCTTTCATCTACGACTTGGTTCAGGATCATTATTCGGAAATTGGACGACCTAGCATCGATCCGGTCATCTTAATTAAATTACCTCTTATTCAATATACCTTTGGTATTCGTTCCATGCGAAAAACGATCGAAGAAGTTCAAACCAACATGGCGTATCGTTGGTTTCTGGGCTATGGATTTTATGATAAAGTTCCGCATTTCTCTACCTTTGGAAAGAACTACGAACGTCGTTTTAAAGATACAGATCTATTCGAACAGATTTTCTACCGTATTTTGCGGACTGCAGCTGAGAAACATTTACTCAGCGCGGAGCATGTTTTCATCGATTCTACACACGTAAAAGCGAGTGCGAATAAACGGAAATTCGAAAAGAAGGTTGTACGCAAAGAAACAAGAGCATATCAACGCAAACTGGAAGAGGAAATTAACCAAGATCGGGACGACCATGATAAAAAGCCGTTTCCTCCGGACTCTTTTAAAAAAGAAGAAGAAAAGGAAATTAAACAAAGCACTACAGATCCCGATAGCGGCTACTATGTCAAAGATGAACGGACCAAACAATTTGCTTATTCGTTTCACGCAGCAGTAGACCGAAACGGATTTGTACTCGGTAACATCGTCACTCCCGGAAATGAACATGACAGCCACTTGCTTGCACCCCTCGTAGAAATGGTAAAAGAAAAGATTGGGAAACCTGTAGCAGTGGCAGCCGATGCTGCCTACAAAACACCTTGGATTAGCAAATATTTGTTGGAGCAAGGGGTTACTCCGGCGCTGCCTTATACACGTCCGCGTTCTCAAAAAGAAGGTTTTCGAAAAGATGACTACGTGTATGATGAATATTTTGACGCCTATTTATGTCCTGCTAACGTGGTATTACCTTACTCGACCACCAATAAAGAGGGGTACCGAGAATACAAATCTCCAAAAGAAATTTGTAAATCGTGTCATTATTTATCCATGTGTACAGGGAGCAAGAACCACCAAAAAGTAGTGACGCGACATGTATGGCAAAACCACTTAGAAGAAGTAGAGCATCTAAGACACCACCAGCATGTAAAACAAATCTATGCAAAACGAAAAGAAACGGTGGAACGGGTATTTGCAGATGCAAAAGAAAAGCATGGCATGCGATGGACAACCCTGCGAGGGCTAAAAAAATTGTCCATGCAGGCGATGCTTACGTTTGCTGCCATGAATTTGAAGAAAATCGCCAGATGGTCGTGGAACAGACCAATTCCAGCGTAA
- a CDS encoding CsbD family protein, translating to MDNNVFKGKWTQMKGEAKKQWGKLTDDDLDVINGEKDKLIGKLQEKYGHTREQAETEYNNWSNTNVR from the coding sequence ATGGATAACAACGTATTTAAAGGAAAATGGACACAAATGAAGGGTGAAGCTAAAAAACAATGGGGTAAACTGACAGATGATGATCTGGATGTAATCAATGGTGAGAAAGACAAATTGATTGGTAAACTCCAAGAAAAATATGGTCACACGCGTGAACAGGCGGAGACTGAATACAACAACTGGAGCAATACAAACGTACGTTAA
- a CDS encoding oxidoreductase — MNLLGQTRKAIVIGATGMVGQQLVTGLLEQHSYTEVVILVRESLKLTHPKLIQVIVNWDELEKYESAFHQADDLFCCLGTTIKKAGSQAAFRKVDLEYPVTAAKIAKRHGIKQFIGISSMGANAKSRVFYSRTKGQFEEEVKKTGIPSIHFVRPSLLLGDRKEHRTGEKMGEVFLRLFDPLLKLGKGRQFRAIPGSLVAAAMIRIALQEQKGIHIYSNHEIREIAESQPLSQK, encoded by the coding sequence ATGAATTTGCTCGGACAGACTCGTAAAGCAATTGTTATTGGAGCAACCGGAATGGTTGGTCAGCAACTGGTTACTGGGCTGCTTGAACAGCATTCCTATACAGAAGTCGTTATTTTAGTGAGAGAATCACTAAAGCTTACTCATCCTAAGCTCATACAAGTGATCGTAAACTGGGATGAGCTTGAGAAATATGAATCTGCCTTTCATCAAGCCGATGATTTATTCTGTTGTTTAGGTACAACGATTAAAAAGGCAGGATCACAGGCTGCTTTTCGTAAAGTAGATCTCGAATATCCCGTAACCGCTGCGAAGATAGCAAAGCGTCATGGAATAAAACAATTTATTGGGATTTCTTCGATGGGTGCCAACGCCAAATCGCGTGTTTTCTATTCCCGAACCAAAGGCCAGTTTGAAGAAGAGGTGAAGAAGACAGGAATCCCTTCTATTCATTTCGTACGACCTTCACTGCTTCTTGGAGATCGGAAAGAACATAGAACAGGGGAGAAGATGGGTGAGGTTTTCCTTAGGCTCTTTGATCCGTTATTAAAGCTTGGAAAAGGGCGGCAATTTCGTGCGATACCAGGCTCCCTTGTAGCAGCTGCTATGATTCGTATTGCCTTACAGGAACAGAAGGGGATACATATCTATTCTAATCATGAGATCAGAGAGATCGCAGAATCGCAGCCGCTGTCCCAGAAATAG
- a CDS encoding RidA family protein, translating to MSKNTITTEKAPGAIGPYSQAVEAGGFIFTSGQLGIDPATGEFGATVEEQTRLSLENVKAILEAAGAGLNQVVKTTVFLKDMNDFVRVNEVYSSFFEQPYPARSAVEVARLPKDALVEIETIVVKG from the coding sequence ATGAGCAAAAACACGATCACAACTGAAAAAGCACCGGGTGCCATTGGGCCATACAGCCAGGCTGTAGAAGCAGGCGGGTTTATTTTCACATCAGGACAGCTTGGTATTGATCCGGCGACGGGAGAGTTTGGAGCAACTGTAGAAGAGCAGACCCGTTTGTCTCTGGAGAATGTAAAAGCGATTCTTGAAGCAGCTGGGGCAGGACTTAACCAAGTCGTAAAAACTACGGTCTTCTTAAAAGATATGAATGATTTTGTCCGTGTTAATGAGGTGTATAGTTCATTCTTTGAACAGCCATACCCAGCGCGCAGTGCAGTAGAAGTCGCTCGTTTACCAAAAGATGCGCTTGTTGAAATCGAGACGATTGTAGTAAAAGGGTAA
- a CDS encoding TspO/MBR family protein codes for MQGNSNHNAYKWLNAAGLILVIVVNALANILPIGGRTTQEVSELYPVLITPAGYAFIIWSVIYLLLAGFVIFQFLPSQKNRNTTAQVGIWFFISCLANAGWIILWQNLQIGWSVLVILILLFSLIQMYVRTRDIPSPTPGETWFVKLPFSIYLGWVSVATLINITVWLSKLGWSGFNLGDQTWAIILLLLGSIVAFAVSYRYNDFILPLVFVWAYIAIGVKQSDTLAVSYTAIGLAIVIFLFAVWIFLRRKK; via the coding sequence ATGCAAGGTAACAGCAACCACAACGCTTACAAATGGTTAAATGCAGCAGGCTTGATTCTTGTTATTGTCGTCAACGCACTCGCGAATATATTACCGATCGGGGGAAGAACAACACAGGAGGTATCTGAACTTTATCCGGTATTAATTACTCCGGCTGGATATGCATTTATTATCTGGTCAGTCATTTATCTTCTCCTTGCCGGGTTTGTTATTTTTCAGTTTTTGCCTTCTCAAAAAAATCGAAATACCACAGCACAGGTTGGAATCTGGTTCTTCATCAGCTGTTTAGCGAACGCGGGCTGGATCATTCTATGGCAGAATCTCCAGATTGGCTGGTCCGTACTTGTCATTCTTATTTTATTGTTTTCACTGATTCAAATGTATGTGCGTACACGAGATATTCCATCTCCAACACCGGGAGAAACTTGGTTTGTCAAACTTCCATTTAGCATCTACTTAGGATGGGTTAGCGTAGCAACGCTGATTAACATCACTGTATGGCTGAGTAAACTCGGCTGGAGTGGATTCAACCTTGGCGATCAAACATGGGCTATCATTCTTCTGCTGCTCGGCAGCATCGTTGCCTTTGCAGTCAGCTATCGATATAACGACTTCATCCTGCCGCTTGTGTTCGTATGGGCCTATATTGCTATCGGAGTAAAACAATCAGATACCCTGGCAGTCTCCTATACAGCAATTGGGCTCGCCATTGTCATTTTCTTATTTGCAGTATGGATTTTCTTACGGAGAAAAAAATAA
- a CDS encoding carbohydrate ABC transporter permease, whose amino-acid sequence MNRKSSQMMQQFIFVGPALFFFMLIIAAPFLLGMYYSFTEWSGASKDPVWIGFANFTKIFTDDPAFLKSFTFTALFTVAGVLLTNLIGFFLAYFLTKPLKTKNLLRTVFFMPNVIGGLLLGFIWQFIFVRGFASVGEVTGLAFFNLPWLGDETTAFWAIVIVFVWQTAGYLMVIYISSLNNVPTDVLEAAQIDGATRGQILRSIIVPLIMPGVTVCLFLAISWSFKMFDLNLSLTKGGPFRSTESLALNIYNEAFVNGRYGLGTAKALIFFIVVAIITSIQVRLTKSREVEA is encoded by the coding sequence ATGAACCGAAAATCTTCACAGATGATGCAGCAGTTTATTTTCGTTGGTCCTGCTCTATTTTTCTTTATGCTCATCATCGCAGCACCGTTTCTGCTGGGGATGTATTACTCCTTCACGGAATGGAGTGGTGCCTCAAAAGATCCCGTTTGGATTGGGTTTGCTAACTTCACCAAAATATTTACAGACGACCCGGCATTTCTGAAATCGTTTACATTTACCGCTTTGTTTACGGTGGCAGGGGTCCTGCTCACCAATCTGATTGGATTTTTTCTTGCTTACTTTTTAACAAAACCGCTGAAGACGAAAAATCTGCTGCGAACTGTATTTTTTATGCCGAATGTTATCGGCGGGCTCTTGCTCGGATTCATCTGGCAATTTATATTTGTCCGCGGCTTTGCATCGGTGGGCGAAGTGACGGGGCTTGCATTCTTTAATCTGCCTTGGCTTGGGGATGAAACGACCGCTTTCTGGGCCATCGTCATCGTGTTTGTATGGCAGACCGCAGGATATTTAATGGTAATTTACATATCTTCTCTAAACAATGTACCGACAGACGTGCTCGAGGCTGCTCAGATTGATGGGGCCACCCGTGGACAGATCTTAAGAAGTATTATCGTTCCGCTCATTATGCCGGGAGTTACGGTCTGTCTATTTCTTGCCATCTCTTGGTCGTTTAAGATGTTTGATCTAAACCTCTCGCTGACAAAAGGAGGACCCTTCCGCTCCACGGAGTCGCTTGCGCTGAATATTTATAATGAAGCATTCGTGAACGGAAGATACGGGCTTGGTACAGCGAAGGCACTTATTTTCTTCATCGTGGTTGCAATCATTACCAGCATCCAGGTTCGTCTGACGAAAAGCCGGGAGGTGGAAGCCTAA
- a CDS encoding carbohydrate ABC transporter permease encodes METSKNYRFSTFFTEIIMILIALLFLVPFYFLFVNSVKSFGDLLTNAAAWPKAFEWGNYQRAWEITKFPKVLFNSLFVTIVSNLLLVLFSSMTAYRMVRHNSRFNRILFALFVAAMVIPFQSIMIPLVKVTSTVGLMNSHYGLIICYLGFGIPISVFLFHGFVKSVPIEIEEAARVDGSNAYGVFFRIVYPLMRPMYVTIIILNTLWIWNDYLLPSIILQNSSLHTIPIATYAFFGQYTKQWDLALPALVLGITPVIIFFLLMQKYIIQGITAGSVKG; translated from the coding sequence ATGGAAACGAGCAAAAACTACCGTTTTTCTACCTTTTTTACCGAAATCATTATGATTTTAATCGCTCTATTGTTCCTCGTTCCGTTCTATTTCCTGTTTGTAAACTCGGTTAAAAGTTTTGGTGACCTGCTGACGAATGCGGCAGCATGGCCAAAAGCTTTTGAATGGGGCAATTATCAGCGAGCATGGGAGATTACCAAATTTCCAAAAGTATTATTCAACTCTCTATTTGTAACGATTGTCAGCAATTTACTGCTTGTCTTATTTAGTTCTATGACCGCCTACCGAATGGTAAGGCACAACAGCAGGTTTAACCGTATCCTCTTTGCACTGTTTGTGGCTGCCATGGTCATTCCTTTTCAGTCGATCATGATTCCACTCGTTAAGGTAACAAGCACCGTTGGGCTGATGAATAGTCACTATGGACTGATTATTTGTTACCTCGGTTTTGGCATACCGATATCTGTATTTCTGTTCCATGGTTTTGTGAAGTCCGTTCCTATTGAGATTGAAGAGGCAGCAAGAGTGGATGGCAGCAATGCGTATGGGGTATTTTTCCGAATCGTATACCCTCTTATGAGGCCGATGTATGTGACGATTATTATACTGAACACGCTTTGGATCTGGAATGACTACCTGCTTCCGTCCATTATTCTGCAGAATAGTTCACTTCATACCATTCCGATTGCCACGTATGCTTTTTTTGGACAATACACGAAGCAGTGGGATTTAGCTCTGCCTGCGCTGGTGCTTGGCATTACACCAGTCATTATTTTCTTCCTTCTGATGCAGAAGTACATTATTCAAGGAATCACCGCAGGTTCAGTAAAGGGATGA
- a CDS encoding ABC transporter substrate-binding protein, with product MRKKGIFALTSILLCSLVVAGCGGGKESADGKKTIKIFQYKVEIAEAFSRLITEYETEHPDINIEIETVGGGSDYGAALKTKFAGSEHPDIFNVAGYRELDTWIDSLEDLSGEPWANDVLDVAKEPMTKDGKLYGQPLGLEGYGFIYNKDLFKQAGITELPKTLSQLQAAAQKLQDAGIIPFSNGYQEWWVLGNHNVNVPFANQADPVAFVQGLNEGTEKIPGNPVFEDWIKLLDLTLQYSNKNPLTTDYNTQVTTFATGEAAMMQQGNWTQVQIDGINPDLNLGILPMPIGDDADASDKLFVGVPNYYVVNKESAVKEEAKDFLEWLVTSETGKKYMTEEFKFIPAFKSITTDTEVLGDLAADIIQYSDDNKALSWYYSRFPEGVPQEFGAVMQAYVAKPDPVKLLEDLQKSWDSLKK from the coding sequence TTGAGAAAAAAAGGGATATTTGCACTCACTTCAATATTACTGTGTTCTCTCGTTGTTGCAGGCTGTGGTGGAGGTAAGGAGTCTGCTGATGGAAAGAAAACGATTAAAATCTTTCAATATAAGGTAGAAATAGCCGAAGCCTTTAGCCGTTTGATTACGGAGTATGAGACAGAGCATCCAGATATCAATATTGAGATCGAAACGGTGGGCGGGGGCAGTGACTACGGGGCTGCATTAAAAACAAAATTTGCCGGTTCCGAACATCCGGATATTTTTAATGTAGCCGGTTACCGTGAACTGGATACTTGGATCGATAGTCTAGAAGATCTCTCAGGAGAACCTTGGGCAAACGATGTGCTTGATGTGGCCAAAGAACCAATGACCAAAGACGGCAAGCTGTATGGTCAACCTTTGGGACTTGAGGGATATGGATTTATATATAATAAAGATTTATTTAAGCAAGCCGGGATTACCGAATTACCGAAGACGCTTAGTCAGCTGCAGGCAGCAGCGCAGAAACTTCAAGATGCAGGAATTATTCCCTTTTCGAACGGATATCAGGAATGGTGGGTACTTGGCAATCATAACGTAAATGTACCGTTTGCAAATCAAGCCGATCCAGTTGCTTTTGTCCAGGGATTGAATGAAGGAACGGAGAAAATTCCAGGGAATCCCGTATTCGAGGATTGGATCAAGCTGCTTGATTTGACACTGCAATACAGCAATAAGAATCCGCTGACCACGGATTACAATACCCAAGTGACGACCTTTGCTACAGGAGAAGCAGCGATGATGCAGCAGGGTAACTGGACACAGGTGCAAATCGATGGAATTAACCCTGATCTGAACTTAGGTATACTGCCGATGCCGATTGGAGATGATGCGGATGCGTCTGATAAACTTTTTGTCGGTGTACCCAATTACTATGTGGTGAACAAAGAGTCTGCTGTGAAAGAAGAAGCAAAAGACTTTCTTGAATGGCTTGTGACGTCCGAGACAGGGAAGAAATACATGACCGAGGAGTTTAAATTCATTCCTGCCTTTAAGAGTATTACGACAGATACCGAAGTGCTTGGCGATCTTGCTGCTGACATTATTCAGTATAGTGATGATAATAAAGCACTTAGTTGGTACTACAGTCGCTTCCCAGAAGGAGTGCCGCAAGAGTTTGGTGCTGTGATGCAGGCCTATGTTGCGAAGCCCGATCCTGTTAAGTTACTTGAAGATCTGCAGAAGAGTTGGGACAGCCTGAAAAAATAA
- a CDS encoding histidine phosphatase family protein — MRKFVFVCVVAVLFFMQTAIVMAEGRTDHSNYLNPSLVNLLRQGGYILYVRHGEATVGEDQPNYVLSDCATQRNLSAQGKQQAVLYGQKVRDLQIPLQTPVIASPFCRTRETAELAFGAGNVQADPFLTKVYKLSGQVSAEERDSTLAELTSILEKTPPDGMNKVIVAHSFPPGVGLGEIPYLGTVIIKPKGQGNGYEIVDLVSFNELLGL, encoded by the coding sequence ATGAGAAAGTTTGTTTTTGTATGTGTAGTTGCAGTGCTTTTCTTCATGCAAACTGCTATTGTCATGGCAGAAGGACGCACGGATCATTCGAATTATTTAAATCCATCACTTGTGAATTTACTGCGGCAGGGCGGATATATTTTGTATGTAAGGCATGGAGAGGCAACGGTTGGAGAAGATCAGCCTAATTACGTACTCAGTGATTGCGCGACTCAAAGAAACCTTTCAGCACAGGGTAAACAACAAGCTGTCCTTTATGGGCAGAAGGTGAGGGATTTACAAATTCCATTGCAAACACCGGTTATCGCAAGTCCTTTTTGCCGAACAAGAGAAACTGCTGAACTCGCTTTTGGAGCGGGAAATGTTCAAGCAGACCCTTTTTTGACGAAAGTTTATAAGCTAAGCGGTCAAGTAAGTGCGGAAGAACGAGACAGTACCCTAGCTGAACTAACTTCCATTTTAGAGAAGACTCCTCCTGATGGCATGAATAAAGTCATCGTAGCCCATAGTTTTCCGCCGGGGGTTGGGCTTGGGGAGATTCCTTACTTAGGAACGGTCATTATCAAACCAAAAGGACAGGGAAATGGATATGAAATCGTAGATCTAGTTTCCTTTAACGAGTTATTAGGTTTATAA